TTCAGATGCTCGGCCTTGGCGAACGTCAGCTTCAGCTCCTTTGAAAGCTGCCGCGTGAAGTGGTTGCCGCCGAGCGGAATGTTGCGCTGCCAGACGCGGTAGCCGTTCGTCACCACCAGGTCGGTCGTATCGGTGCCGATCGACAGCACGACGAGCGACGGCGGCGGACTCTCGGAGTTGTAGTCCTGCCCCTCCGGCAACTCCTTGGCCACGTCGTAGGCGATGTAGTTGTAAATCGCGATCGGCGCAAGCTGGATCACATCGATCTCGATGTTGGCCGTGTTGTACGGCTGCATCGCCTTGCTCACCGCTTCGCGTTTCATCGCAAACAGGCCGATCTCCGTATCCAAAGCGAAGCCATCGACCTCCTGTCCGCCCGCCATCCGCTGGTAGTCCCAGATGACGTCTTCCAGGGCAAAGGGGATCTGCTGCCGGGCTTCGTACTTGACGATGTCGGCGATTTTCTTCACATCGACCGGCGGCGGCTTGAAATAGCGGGCCAGTCCCGATTCGCCCGAGACGCTGACCGCGACCCGGTCCCCCTTAACCGTATTACGCGATAGAAATTGTTCGAGCGCCTCTTTGATGAGCTGCGGCGCGTCGGCCTCGGGCTGCGTGAGCAGCTTCGGGTATTCGATGTAATCGAACCCGTCGGCGACGATCGCGTTATCATCCAGCCGGCAGCGAAGAGCTTTCAGGGCGCAGCGCCCAATGTCGATTCCCCAAACGGCAACACTCTGGGCCATGAAGTTTCCCCACGTCGCTAGTGGTCCGCCAGGAACTCGCCGAGCGGCGGCTCCCCCGAGCGCGACGAAACGCCCCCCGCGGCGCCGCCGATCCTGAAAAGCATCGTTCGGCAGCGAATACGAGATTCCTTTGCGGACGCCACGATACCCCTGTTCCAACGCTTCACTCTACTGGCCGACGACGGCGGAAGTCAACTAACAAGGCGAGAAAAGTGTGGGAGGTATGCCTTCACGGGCGACTAGGAGCCAGGGGCCACGGCGGAGGGCCGATCGGCCGGAGTACCACCCGCCTCGAAGCGGCGGACCTTTTCGAGCGTCAATTCAAGTAGCCGGCGGTTGTACGAGAGCAGGTCCGCGATGACTCCGAGGGCGAGAAAAACGCATCCGGCGATGAATAATGCCGTTCCGAGGACGAGCGACTGGATGTGGCCGCCGCTCCCACCGGCTAATGCGAGCCACAGAAAACGCACGATCGGTACAGCCCCGGCGAGGATGAGCAACGTTGCCAGCGAGACGAAAATCCGCAGTGGATGAAACATCGCATGCACGCGCAACATCGTTGCCGAGGAGCGCAGCACAAACTCCGACACGGACCCGAAAAGCCGCGACTTTCGCAGCGTCGGATTCGTTGACACGGGGATGAATTTTATGGCCATCCCTTTTTCACTGGCCTGCAGGAGCGACTCGATCGTATAGCTGAACGATGTGACGATGTTGAGACGCATGGCGGCCTCGCGCGATAGCGCCCGAAAGCCGCTGACCGCGTCGGGAACAGGCCTTCCGGCCAGGCAGCCAACGAATCGGCTTCCGATAGCCTGAAGGACTCTTTTGGCAATTGGCAAGCCGCAGTTTTGCCAGGGCTGGCGGTTGCCAATGACAATCTCGGATTCGCCGCAGAGAATCGGAGCAACCAACGACGAAATGCAAGCTCCGGGATACTGGTTGTCGGCGTCCGTGTTCACGATCAAGTCGGTGCCGAGGCGCAGCGCCGCATCGACGCCCGTCGCAAACGCCCCAGCCAGCCCGCGGTTGGTGCTGTGCCGCACGATATGATCGGCGCCGC
The genomic region above belongs to Pirellulales bacterium and contains:
- the pilM gene encoding pilus assembly protein PilM produces the protein MAQSVAVWGIDIGRCALKALRCRLDDNAIVADGFDYIEYPKLLTQPEADAPQLIKEALEQFLSRNTVKGDRVAVSVSGESGLARYFKPPPVDVKKIADIVKYEARQQIPFALEDVIWDYQRMAGGQEVDGFALDTEIGLFAMKREAVSKAMQPYNTANIEIDVIQLAPIAIYNYIAYDVAKELPEGQDYNSESPPPSLVVLSIGTDTTDLVVTNGYRVWQRNIPLGGNHFTRQLSKELKLTFAKAEHL
- a CDS encoding glycosyltransferase family 2 protein, with the protein product MKLIIQIPCFNEATTLPKTLADLPRQIDGIDCIETLVVDDGSTDQTVAVALECGADHIVRHSTNRGLAGAFATGVDAALRLGTDLIVNTDADNQYPGACISSLVAPILCGESEIVIGNRQPWQNCGLPIAKRVLQAIGSRFVGCLAGRPVPDAVSGFRALSREAAMRLNIVTSFSYTIESLLQASEKGMAIKFIPVSTNPTLRKSRLFGSVSEFVLRSSATMLRVHAMFHPLRIFVSLATLLILAGAVPIVRFLWLALAGGSGGHIQSLVLGTALFIAGCVFLALGVIADLLSYNRRLLELTLEKVRRFEAGGTPADRPSAVAPGS